A single Argentina anserina chromosome 7, drPotAnse1.1, whole genome shotgun sequence DNA region contains:
- the LOC126803745 gene encoding L-type lectin-domain containing receptor kinase VIII.2-like has translation MAKSTISSCSFPSILLLFPFYSLTLTLIATPISSSSLQSLPTNPNFDSQIALLGDAADGGAYVNLTRTSAPSSGLLLRRKPFKLVEANLSNPVSFSSELVFSITPGAGDGIVVVFSPGDLGSKFSGKGPYGFDGESRFLGIEFDTEMNQNVNDVNANHIGVNVGSFVSVIVGNVSELGLVLNSGEKMKSWIDYDASSKRLEIRLSKMGDPRPYNPIVAYGIDFSAMWKDEDVNVGISSSNSNGSSSSQISSVYSWSFRLRNVPRMHSLPVNPRGYWDDQHGEDARLHKPMACPLSVLAGIIFMTGCGALVSFVVLFLWAIIVNRHTVFPAEFPVKPNPTDFRYEKISVVVEEDADGDADAVADGVKR, from the coding sequence ATGGCTAAGTCCACCATTTCCAGCTGCAGTTTCCCCTCCATTTTGCTCCTCTTCCCTTTCTACTCtctaaccctaaccctaattgCAACACCCATTTCCTCTTCTTCGCTCCAATCCCTTCCCACCAACCCTAATTTCGATTCCCAAATTGCCCTCCTCGGCGACGCCGCGGACGGCGGCGCTTACGTGAACTTAACCCGCACATCGGCCCCGAGCTCCGGTCTCCTCCTCCGCCGTAAGCCCTTTAAGTTGGTGGAGGCGAATCTCAGCAATCCGGTGTCGTTTTCGTCTGAATTGGTCTTCTCTATCACTCCCGGCGCCGGCGATGGGATCGTCGTCGTTTTTTCTCCCGGCGATTTGGGGTCCAAATTCTCCGGGAAAGGCCCATATGGGTTTGACGGTGAGAGTCGATTTCTgggtattgaatttgatactGAAATGAATCAAAATGTGAATGATGTGAATGCGAATCATATTGGGGTCAATGTGGGTAGCTTTGTATCTGTGATTGTTGGGAATGTTTCGGAGTTGGGTTTGGTGCTTAATAGTGGAGAAAAGATGAAATCTTGGATTGATTATGATGCTAGTTCGAAGCGATTAGAGATAAGGTTGAGCAAGATGGGTGATCCGAGGCCTTATAATCCTATTGTTGCCTATGGTATAGATTTTTCGGCAATGTGGAAAGATGAGGATGTCAATGTAGGTATAAGCTCGTCAAATTCGAATGGCAGTTCCTCATCGCAGATTAGTAGTGTGTACTCGTGGAGTTTTAGGCTGAGAAATGTTCCGAGGATGCATTCGCTTCCGGTGAACCCAAGGGGTTATTGGGATGACCAGCATGGTGAAGATGCAAGGTTGCATAAGCCGATGGCATGTCCGTTGTCAGTTCTTGCTGGAATTATTTTCATGACTGGATGTGGAGCTCTGGTTTCGTTTGTTGTGCTGTTTTTGTGGGCTATAATTGTTAACAGGCACACGGTTTTCCCTGCTGAGTTTCCGGTGAAGCCTAATCCTACGGATTTCAGGTATGAGAAGATCAGTGTAGTTGTAGAGGAGGATGCAGATGGAGATGCAGATGCAGTTGCAGATGGTGTTAAGAGGTAG
- the LOC126803283 gene encoding proline transporter 2-like produces MNASEVVHSKVYDEETVGDDVPQTAHQISTDSWFQAGFVLTTGINSAYVLGYSGTVMVPLSWVGGVVGLILATAISLYANTLIAKLHLLGGKRHIRYRDLAGFIYGKKAYGLTWGFQYVNLFMINTGYIILAGSALKAAYVLFRDDSAMKLPHFIAIAGFVCALFAIGIPHLSALRAWLGVSTVLSLVYIIVALVLSLKDGVKAPPRDYGIPGTHVGKIFTTIGAAANLVFAFNTGMLPEIQATVRKPAVENMLKALYFQFTAGVLPMYAVTFVGYWAYGNSTSAYLLSNVSGPVWVKTFANISAFLQSVIALHIFASPMYEYLDTKFGIKGSAFKIQNLTFRITVRGGYLALNTLVSALLPFLGDFMSLTGAISTFPLTFILANHMYLVAKKDKLTTSQKLWHWLNICVFSFLSVAALISALRLIAVHSKQYHVFADL; encoded by the exons ATGAACGCCTCCGAAGTCGTCCATTCCAAAGTCTACGACGAAGAGACCGTCGGCGACGATGTCCCCCAAACCGCGCATCAAATCAGCACAG ATTCATGGTTCCAAGCGGGGTTTGTGCTGACGACTGGAATCAACAGTGCGTATGTGCTGGGGTATTCGGGGACTGTGATGGTGCCGCTGAGTTGGGTAGGCGGTGTGGTCGGTTTGATTCTAGCCACTGCTATATCACTCTATGCCAACACGCTGATTGCCAAGCTCCATTTACTTGGGGGGAAGCGGCACATCAGATACAGGGACCTTGCAGGGTTCATATACG GGAAGAAAGCGTATGGACTCACATGGGGATTTCAGTATGTGAATCTTTTCATGATCAACACTGGCTATATTATTTTGGCCGGTTCAGCACTCAAG GCTGCCTATGTTCTGTTCCGGGATGACAGTGCTATGAAACTGCCTCACTTTATTGCCATAGCTGGTTTTGTGTGTGCATTGTTTGCTATTGGGATACCACACCTGTCCGCACTGAGGGCTTGGCTGGGGGTTTCGACAGTCTTGAGCTTGGTCTATATTATTGTAGCACTGGTCCTGTCTCTTAAAGATG GAGTCAAAGCACCACCTAGGGATTATGGCATCCCTGGGACACATGTAGGCAAAATATTTACTACCATTGGAGCAGCTGCTAACCTTGTTTTCGCATTCAATACTGGAATGCTTCCCGAGATACAG GCTACAGTGAGGAAGCCAGCGGTTGAAAACATGCTAAAAGCTCTGTACTTTCAGTTCACAGCTGGTGTTTTGCCAATGTATGCAGTAACTTTTGTAGGCTATTGGGCATATGGAAACTCAACATCAGCTTACTTGCTCAGTAACGTAAGCGGACCAGTTTGGGTGAAGACATTTGCTAATATCTCTGCCTTCCTGCAATCGGTCATTGCTTTGCAT ATATTTGCAAGTCCAATGTATGAGTACTTGGACACGAAGTTTGGGATTAAAGGAAGTGCATTCAAAATCCAGAACTTGACCTTCAGAATCACAGTTAGAGGCGGCTATCTTGCTCTGAACACATTGGTTTCAGCTCTTTTGCCATTCCTTGGGGATTTCATGAGTCTCACGGGAGCCATCAGCACATTTCCTCTTACATTCATTCTCGCAAACCACATGTACCTGGTGGCAAAGAAGGACAAGCTCACTACATCACAAAAGCTCTGGCATTGGCTAAATATTTGCGTCTTTAGCTTCTTGTCAGTTGCAGCCCTGATATCGGCCTTGAGGCTCATTGCAGTTCATTCCAAACAATACCACGTCTTTGCTGATCTATGA
- the LOC126803287 gene encoding uncharacterized protein LOC126803287, translating to MGLWTLLEGFLLLANALAILNEDRFLAPRGWSFSEFSVGRTKSLKGQIIGLIYATQYLRVPLVLLNSICIVVKLISG from the coding sequence ATGGGTTTGTGGACGCTACTAGAAGGCTTCCTGCTGCTTGCAAATGCTCTTGCAATACTAAATGAGGACCGGTTCCTTGCGCCTAGGGGATGGAGCTTCTCAGAATTCTCTGTCGGCAGGACAAAGTCATTGAAGGGACAGATTATAGGTCTCATTTATGCAACACAGTACCTGAGAGTTCCTCTCGTGCTACTTAATTCCATCTGCATTGTTGTAAAATTGATATCTGGATGA
- the LOC126803746 gene encoding LOW QUALITY PROTEIN: O-fucosyltransferase 28-like (The sequence of the model RefSeq protein was modified relative to this genomic sequence to represent the inferred CDS: inserted 2 bases in 1 codon; substituted 1 base at 1 genomic stop codon), with the protein MMKRRLFAATVXQQDAINAMFFSSRLLKFAKLLRRGRRVFVVLLLLGFLSVMAKFSLQLNAFQDEGTVQHNIVSEGDESDNVALKQSSSQTGDIWTQPNSENYYKCIIRTKKDLLKQNATNGYIMIKANGGLNQMKLGISDMVAVAKLMNATLVLPSLDHTSFWTDPSDFKDHFNWKNFMEVLKDDIMIIESLPHELANLKPLLRAPISWSKASYYRGYMSSLLKQYKVLKFIYTDSRLANNLGGSFQRLCCRAMFEALRFSPEIEHLAMKLVNRLKSNNSRYIALHLRYEKGMLSFTGCSHNLTKDEDRELAKIRKQTTRWKHKTINGTRHRLLGVLCPMTPREVAVFLQAIGFPSDTKVYVAAGEICGRDGNRPLKDKYPNLYFHSNLATEEELHPFKNFHNQLAALDYIVALXNDVFVYSFDGNMAKTVKGHRRFEGFWKTINPNKQQFVSLIDKLDKGTISWEKFSSKVKKLHENRIGAPYFRVATGGHKLEDNFYSSPFPGCICERFRASSTVRS; encoded by the exons ATGATGAAGAGACGGTTGTTTGCAGCCACAGT TCAACAAGATGCCATTAACGCCATGTTCTTCAGCAGCAGGCTGTTGAAGTTTGCAAAGCTTTTGAGGAGAGGAAGACGGGTTTTCGTGGTTTTGTTGCTGTTAGGTTTCTTGTCGGTGATGGCAAAGTTTTCTTTGCAGCTGAATGCATTTCAGGATGAGGGAACGGTGCAACATAACATAGTTAGTGAAGGTGACGAGAGTGATAATGTAGCTCTGAAACAGAGTTCCAG TCAGACTGGTGATATCTGGACGCAACCAAACAGTGAAAACTACTACAAATGCATTATTCGAACAAAGAAGGATCTAC TGAAACAAAATGCAACAAATGGCTATATTATGATCAAGGCCAATGGTGGGTTGAATCAAATGAAGCTCGGG ATAAGTGATATGGTTGCCGTAGCAAAACTTATGAATGCCACTCTTGTTCTCCCTTCTTTAGATCACACATCCTTTTGGACCGATCCAAG TGATTTCAAAGACCATTTCAACTGGAAGAATTTCATGGAAGTCTTAAAAGATGATATAATGATTATAGAGTCACTTCCACACGAGCTTGCAAACCTGAAGCCTCTCCTCAGGGCTCCGATTTCCTGGTCCAAG GCTAGTTACTACAGAGGATATATGTCTTCGTTATTGAAGCAGTACAAAGTGCTCAAATTCATTTACACAGATTCCAGATTAGCTAATAATCTTGGAGGTTCATTCCAAAGACTATGCTGCCGTGCAATGTTTGAGGCACTGAGATTCTCACCTGAAATCGAACACCTAGCAATGAAGTTGGTTAACAGATTAAAGAGCAACAATAGTAGATACATTGCTCTCCATTTAAG ATATGAAAAGGGCATGCTTTCTTTCACAGGCTGCAGTCACAATCTGACCAAAGATGAAGATAGAGAACTCGCAAAAATAAGGAAACAAACAACTCGCTGGAAGCATAAGACGATCAATGGCACCCGTCATAGACTCCTAGGGGTAT TATGCCCTATGACCCCAAGAGAGGTTGCTGTGTTTCTACAAGCAATTGGGTTTCCTTCAGATACTAAAGTTTATGTAGCTGCTGGGGAGATATGCGGGAGAGATGGGAATAGACCTCTGAAGGATAAGTACCCCAATTTATACTTCCACTCAAATTTAGCGACTGAAGAAGAGCTGCATCCTTTCAAGAACTTTCACAACCAGCTTGCTGCCTTGGACTACATTGTGGCTTTGTAGAATGATGTGTTCGTTTATTCTTTTGATGGCAATATGGCTAAAACAGTCAAAGGGCATCGACGATTTGAAGGGTTTTGGAAGACGATCAATCCCAACAA ACAACAATTCGTGTCATTGATTGATAAGTTGGACAAGGGAACGATATCTTGGGAAAAATTCTCATCCAAGGTGAAGAAGTTGCATGAAAATAGGATTGGAGCACCATACTTCAGAGTAGCCACAGGTGGCCACAAACTTGAGGATAACTTTTACTCAAGTCCTTTTCCGGGTTGCATCTGTGAAAGGTTCCGAGCCTCATCAACCGTACGTAGCTAA
- the LOC126803286 gene encoding 60S ribosomal protein L35a-3, with the protein MVKGRQGERVRLYVRGTVLGYKRSKSNQYPNTSLIQIEGVNTKEEVGWYAGKRLAYIYKAKVKKNGSHYRCIWGKVARPHGNTGVVRAKFTSNLPPKSMGARVRVFMYPSNI; encoded by the exons ATGGTGAAGGGACGCCAAGGAGAGCGAGTCAG ACTCTACGTCAGGGGAACTGTCCTCGGCTACAAGAG GTCCAAGTCGAACCAGTACCCGAACACGTCACTGATTCAGATCGAGGGAGTGAACACCAAGGAGGAAGTTGGGTGGTACGCCGGGAAGCGATTGGCTTACATCTACAAGGCTAAGGTGAAGAAGAATGGGAGCCACTACCGCTGCATTTGGGGCAAGGTTGCGAGGCCACACGGTAACACCGGTGTCGTTCGTGCTAAGTTCACCTCCAATTTGCCACCAAAGTCCATG GGTGCTCGAGTGAGGGTGTTCATGTATCCCAGCAACATATAA